The genomic segment atggatcaataggtcatttattaaaagatgccaCGCCTGCATTTGCGTTGGTGGTAGACAGTTCgaacatattatttgatttttaattttttttttaagttaaataaaaatattttttgaacataacataaatataaatttgttttatttttttcataaggtagattagttttatttttcactctatcacaataacagtaaagcttttttaaagcatattgggtaattttaaaattaaattaaatgagcaaactttttaaggtattagccgggttgccgtacaattttttggtccagtatgagcagtgaaattcaaagtttaaaaaataaaaataagtaatactttattttagaatagattttttattaaatttgttggccgtttagtttaatgtttgtctttgatcagtaaaatggctattcagtgttgcatagctaaaaagagattctaaaaaatatctatttttaaagcgtgacaatcgaaaatctgatccgagagtaggattttggtgacttccactaaagtgccaatatctcgaaaaccatcgattttttactaaggtcattttatgtttttctgggtgcttatgagttgctccatcagccccttcagtattatcgttgactttccggacaccctgtatataatttatTCTATATAATTCCACAATTGTTAAACCTCTTCAAATTTGGTTCAAAAATTCTGTATTTCCCGACAGATAATAAGGATCGAGGTCAGAAACTAGAGAGGTGTCTGCATTTCCTCTATTCCCAAACTCCTTGATACCTTGGTAAGTGATCAATTGAGGTGGATGTGTCGAAATTTAGTCAATATGCATTAGCATGGCTTTTTTTTCTAGTCGGTCGACAGtcacaaatttattgttatatcaAAATAGGTTGATCAATACCTTGGAGGATGTTAAACAAGTTGACTCAATTTATACTCGTATATATAGATTTATATTCAATTCTTCAAAGACCTTCGATCGAGTTGATCATAGAGTTTTTCTGAGTAGGTTGTTTGATTCGGGTTTTGGTGCGGCTACTCTGAATTGGATCGCTAGTTTTATCGTGAATTAACAACAGAGGGTGGAAATAGGTTATTTTTTATCTGAAGCAATTATTGGTACCTCAAGGGGGATATTGTCCtccaattttctttaatttatttgtaaatactaTCTTTAATTGCTTCCCGAACAATTTTGCTTTGGcttttgctgtttttatttatttttgttttaatgatgGAATTCTTAGATAGATATAAACCATTAAGTAATGGtgtaataaagtattttatatgtaatgttttacattttaatatgtGTATTATTTTATCAAGTATAGAATTTAGTTTAactaagtattttatattttatccgATGTGACTTATGTGGATACTTTGTATCCTGACATCAATAaactgaattgaattgaatgactttaaaattatgaaaacaatTCACTGTCAAGAGGATCAGACACTTTTGCAGGAAGACTTGGATAGACTCCCCGATTGGTGTGGATAGTAAGTTTAGATTGAATGTGTCGAAGTGCtattttattagcttttatAAGGAGGTCAGGAAACATTCTACTTCCTATCTTATTTAGTGAGGaacacttaaaatatataagtaacCAAAGTACGATATTTGAGGGCCCTTTTTCAAGagaatttatcttttaatgaaCATCTTATCGAAATTACAGTTAAATCGTCAAAAATACTTAGATTTATTCTCAAGCATTGTAAGAATGTTTTATTGGTTACTATAAAGGGTGTCTGGTTCATTCTAAGCTAAAATTTGTCTCCATAGTTTGGTCACCTTATCAGGCAGTACACAACTTGACTGTGAAAAGAgttcagaataattttttaagattttgcgCATTCACTATGGGTTTGTTTATTTCTGATCATCATTATGCAATAATTGGCAGTCGTTTACATCTGGTTACGTTGGAACATAAGCTAATTAATGGTTACTTAGATTGTACCAACCTGTTGGAATGCATAAACTTAGATTTACCAATTAGCATAAGAAGGGATGCTTTTCAATCTTTCCGTTTTACTATGGTCATAATTCTCCCATAGGTCGTTAGTGTAAACTCATAAAGAGTTGCAACATTAAAGTGTTTGTCCTGCCAGTGAAATTATTTAGAAAGCAGTTGGTCAATTCTGTTATATAGTTTTAATGTTTGAACCTTTTAAGTTTATGtctctaactttattatctTGGATAACTTTAGGTTAGCTTCTAGAgtgctattattatattattaatttatgtaatgGGGTATCCCgtcattaacaaataaattaaaaaaaaacacacattgGTAAGTGTAAAGTTTCTTAGACCAGGCCCAAAAatctagtaattttttaaaataacttcaaaaaCATGCCTTTGTGCAGTAAGTTCATACAATCAAATACTTAAAGGAATAATAGGATTTACTTTTATACACAAAATGAGTTGGCAAAACCGAATTCACTAGCATAAACACTCTTATAATGTTATATAACTCGCtgatactatataataaaatatttgagtttattttattaattatcaaaCACTTAAGCTTAATGATTTCCTGTGATAATGTATATTATTGAATTAGGAGATTTAGTAACTAAACCcaatgtttttttacggttctCCTTTTCATTGATAATGATCTGcaattatctttaatttcttttttctggacGCAAAAAAACCTATGAAGTTATCCAAAAGGTAATTCTATTGAATGTTTACAGGGCAGTTTATATATACAACATCTATAATATCTAAGTCTATGGGAATAATATAAACATGTTGAATCATGACATTTTTAGCGTCCAAATCACTTTAGCGATATCTTAATTTCTTTTGGAATATATAGGCGTTAGTCTTAAGggaaattataaaacttaatcTAGGTTAGATTATTGAAacactatattttttgaacTGATTTAATAACTTGTATACaacttagttattttttatacaggtATAGGTTTCGGCCAAGATTTGTTTGGTGTTAGCTTTTACATTGGTTTTTGTATCGCACATTAACAAATCACCGAAGAGTCTAAGGAAGGTTATGGTCCAAGAAGCAAGGTTATCACTAACaaaatcttcaaaatatttcaGAGCACTATATCCCTCATTAATAAAAGATACTAAACACTCCAGTTCAGATGCGGAGCAATTTTTCAAGTTATCAATTTGGTCTTGAACTTTCTGATGAACCTCCATTTGATTTGTCATAATGTCCTTCAAGTAAGGAAGTGCTTCGTCGAATGCGGAGAAGCCACAATCAGCCACATcgtaaaaagttttattgataGCTTGATCAACACTCGCTCTTTCGTTCCTAAGACATTGGATAAAAGCTTGAACATCATCGTCAGATTCAGCTTGTAGTTCTCTAAGAATGTCTACGAATTGGTGATTGTAATCTAGAAAAATTGGGAGCAATTCTCCTAGAGTAGCATCCTGGAAATATTGTTTGTCTTCCTCATACATATATAAACTGACATTGATACTGTCAATGACAGAATCGGctaattttagatatttctcGTAGACTGTTGATAACATAGACACAATATTATCATCATCGTTGACCGGAGATTGATGACTAACCTACAAAATAAAATGATCtatctttattatattaataaatgattaatCCGTAAATGCAAGAATCTATTTAGCAGCACGAATCTTAGAAATAATGTAATTATCCAGTATTTATTCGTAACTAAATcacatatatattattatagttttatttttttaaagcttcttaaatttattagtttataaataGGTTAAGTAAAATATTAGTAATCTTTAAGAATAGCGACCAAATTAGAAAAGTCTTGCTGCTGAACCCAAGTTTAACCAAGTACCGGACGTGGGTTAAAAGTTCCACATTCTAAccagaaaatactaaaaaatatattttcaaaactcaTTTTTTCACtcatcaaattttcaaaatctaaaaatttttattcagaattaatttattacgttttAGTCACAGGTTCAATCTTTGAAATCATGATAAAAAATTCTCGAACGAAACAACTCttgaatttatgattttttaatcataaattcaatatgaaatttaagtatcatttagcaatttaaaatatttttcgttATTGGTAAATTAATCAGTTTCAACATTTTTcgcaaattttttaattcgaaaATTTTTCGAGTTTAACCGTGGGAAAATACATGAAGGGAATacaatcaaataaatataaaaaatactaaaagaaaataattattaagacaTGTTTCTTTCTATAATAAGGATGTCTCCAATAAAATGCAGAGCTATTTTCGTGGAGGGActcatttattttcataaagCAAAATTTGATTATATGCCATTCACATAATTTCgtgtttcattttattaaatgagaggtttttactaataaagaagaaaatatttcatgCATTATAAATGTTAGGACATTCTAGAACAAGATCATAAAAATTCAAGTTATGCATCTTCTAGTTGACGTTAGAaggcatattttaaaaattttataatctttaaaaaaagcaGTATAAGACCTAATGTGTTCGCAGAACATTCATTATTCTACCCATCTGCGTAAAATTagttagattaaaattaattagacaaattaatttataaaacgaACATCCATTATTTTCTACTAAAGTATGCtaaaaagaccaaaaattattacttaattcaaactattaaaatatgaaGAATTCTATTATCCTAACATTGTACgctctaaaatatataatactttCACTTACTTGAATAGCCAGAAATCCAATCAAAATAACTACAATTGTCTTACTCATCTTTATTGATTGACTGATTGATTCTTTTGACTTGAAAGGTGAATATTTTCCTATTTATGGAGTGTAATAATCAGATAAAAGTGCTATAAGAGGCCTCTTGactataatacatattttatatgaattattaattttaatttatttttattcgaaaGTGAATTGTACACAGTGCTcaaaataatatgttaaatgCCTAGACAAGGAGTGGACGCATCTTTCAACCCATTTCAACTCAAGGAGGAAAAGAAACGAGTATTTAAGGTCATTATAATATAACCAAAGCTTAACTGAGGATGATTAATagaaatttagatattttttatgatttctgtCCTTAGCTAGTGTAGACATTTATGTTTTCAGAAGAGGGTCAAAAGTgctttaataaaaagaattagAAAGAAGAGAAAGAGTATGTCTTTGTATTCTTATAAGATATTACAAATTCTAATCTAAAAGTAAGTTTTCTTTTCATAAGCAAATTATAAAGTGTAAAATATATAGTCCGGGAGCCCACTGCAAAAAATCTTATCAAGAATATATACGgccaaattttatctaaaaagaTCAGTTGTACATTGTACAACAATAAACCATTGGCAGCCAAACTCGTATCCGTGGAGTTGTAGGCGatacaaattgtttaaaaaatttttaaatttgaatcaacCATAACCGTTCGATCGGTCTGGATGTcctgttttcaaaaatcccTTGCCGCCTTGCCTAGACCGTGGCAAACTCCAGTGGCTGCAAAGAAAATTCGACTCGACTCGCAAGAGTCGGCTCGAGAGCGCACGCCGTGGAGTATTGCACTCGTTTCTTGTGCCACAACAGACATTATTGGATTCggaatttttctcttttaatagCTCGATACtcttttttttcatcatttttatcATCACCATAATAGtaatttattcagtaaactttggtacAACTGAtctttttagataaaatatgGCCGTATATATTCTTGATTAGATTTTTTGCAGTGGGCTCCCGGACTAATATTGCTAcacaaaaaccaatttttatataaaattgtttttaaattccaaGGTATTTTCTAGGACAATGCTTTGCCatcataaaatgtataaaggtTCATAAACAACTCCCTAAAATATCAAAGCATTATTGCAAGTGAGCTCCACAATATGAATGTGTCGATAAATACATggtttaatatataaattgcgataaaaaactcaaataaataggtttattGTTTCATGAATTTAATTCAATCATTAATAGAAAGGTCTTCATGTCACAGACATTATCAATTCTAATTATATTTCTTtcataagtaaatatttttggtttatcCTGAATTCTTTTAAGCTGCTAGcgttttttgcttattttattgCTGAAGTCATCAATTTGTCTATTACAAAGTTTAGAGACTAAAAAGCGATATGGCGGATTGTTACTATTCGTTATACATACGACCAAGCATTTTCTTACTTGAAATACATATTGAAAGAATAAATTGAggttcataaaaaaattcaagaccAAATTGATAACTTGAAAAATTGCTTCCTATCTGAACTAGAGTTTTTAGTGTCTTTTATTACAGAGGGACTgaaatattttgaacattttgtCAGTGATAACTTTGATGATCAAAACTTAAGTCCACGGTGATTTATTGGTGTGCGATataaaaaccaatataaaagctaaCACCAAAAAGTCCTGACCGAAACCTATAGCTGTATAAAGAATAATTAAGTTGtgtacacatttttaattaaaacattaatcAGTTCAAAACAGATAGCGTttcaaaattgacaaaaaacgtcaacaatttaaaatcattaaaaattagtaCAATTAGAATTCTTTCTTATTTCTTTACAGAGTAAATAAGGTTTCATATgtgtaaaaattacaaaactgaacaaaatagtttcaaaatttCGCTTTTctattttcagagatatttgcattgaaaatgttttaaattgacCCCCTATATTTATCACGCTGAATTCACTTATTATTCTATTTGATTTTCTCGATAGTCAATTCTCGTCAGTTCTACATTGTAGTAGAACTGACGAAATTCgatatacattttaaaagtaattaataagATATCTATCGGTGATTTAAGACCATTAAAGACCTAAAGGGAAAAATTTGAAGATTGAACATGTTTGCTCCACAATTTCCCCCTGCTTAATGGATATTAGAGATGCTATAAATACAAACTGCCCTGTAAAACTGTAAACgtttaaaagaactttttagGTAACTTTTTGAGTAACTTCATAGAGTTTTGAAGATGTAGAagattgataataaaaaataatatttctgaatattattaattaatccttttaattattaatatacataataacAGAAAATCATCGAgcttaagtgttttttttttgataactgaTAATGATGCAAATTGGCCAGCCTTTAATTGTGCGCtaataattgataaaataaattatatgaaaacTTATAATTTGTGTAGTATCATCGAGTTATATAACATTGTAAAAGTATTTACGCTAGCGAAATCTTTACTATTTCTAATTACTAAGGCCAAAAGCCTTCAGGCCGCATTTGCCAAGTCCTGTGGGATCTGATAGTAAATTCTAACACTCCtaacgtttattaattaattaccccaaaatACATTGCATCAGGGTTTTCGACGATGGGCACTTTCTTACCAAATAGAggacatattttaaaatgaaggATTTCTTCGCGATTTACTCTTTTTGGGATAATATCAAATTCATAAACCCTAAAGCAGAGTTATTCCAAACATATAAAGTAATTTCATATGCGCCACTATcttaactaattatttttaaacatgtaCATAACTTAGTTATACAGTTATAGATTTCCGATTAAATTGTTTAGAGCTAAATATAATATcgtacatataatattaaaacatcGGTTACGTCAAGATATCATCGCTTGTATACCGATATTTTACTtactcattaaaataattatcgaCAAGCTACTTTCCATACTCGGGCTGGCTCAAACGAAATAACGACCCAATTACAACTAGTTAATAGCTTCATTTGAGTCAGCCTTAATTCACCCTACGCTCGTAATTATCCTTTAAGGAGGGATCCACTCATATTGTATTATCTGTATCATCATAACTCACCATAATTAATTCATGCcgtttaaatattatatattccaATTAAATAAcacatttaacttaaaaatagtgCTTCGAACAAATTCAGTGTTAAATTCAAGCAAACAtgtttttacagtattattttctatcgaaatattccatttaaaattagaaacttAAGGCAATTTCACCAAATTAAACCGGAGGCGACAGCAAAcaacttaaaacttaataaaataatttttttttatctatgaCCCAGATCAAatatggcacaaatttgtgtttctttaatATTCCCCATATGGTTACTAAGCTCACACCATAAGCTCTACCTAAATCTTCAGCTTTTCGAGcttcaaaatagaaatttcatcATCCCtgcttactataaattggttctttttaacacgttttcgactattgaaaaatatcaaaaacaacaaaatattagaagTTAACAGGTTTCATAGttcctctttaaaaaaaactatgtgGCACCCTTTTCAACGGctgaatgaaaatatatatttttgcatttttaattttaaggaagaaacaataaaagaaatcttaagaaaaaactcAACTCAAATCGAATTTTACCCTGAACCCATCGGCCTACCAGAGGAAAAATTGTTGTAAGTCGTCTAATGCATAGACTTGGGTGCCATACTGCATCAACATTTTTGATTCTTAAGACTTTACAATTTAATATTACgatttaaatataacaaatatgaGATAACCACATCCGTTACAAGTAATTATTGTGACGGATTGTGTATTGTGATATTGTCGAAATCAAGAAATGGTGTGAATCTAACAAactgtgtttaaatatttcaaaaactagtgttatgaattttaaatgtgtttttggagaatcacattctaaacaacttagacaaaaataatttttttggtttatttattgataataaactaaaatttgaggGCCATATCACGCAATTGTGTAGAAATCAGcaaattgttatgctcttaaaGTAGTCGCAGGAGAGGTTGATTTTGACATGGCGAGAAacgtttatttttctttaattgagtcccatttaaggtatggtttgtgtttATGGGGTGTATGCacacattacttatttaatagtgtttttgttttgcaaaagagagcgatcCGACGTCTGTGTAATGTGAGTATGAGAGTCTTGCAAACAAGCTATTTATCACTCATAAAATCCTAACCCTTCCTGCCTTATTTATATTGGCATCTGTTTGCCtcgttcataagaaatttagaaatgtgaACACAACTAATAGGCATGAATATAGCAGTCGACGAGCTAATGATGGGCTCTTGCCTATGCCTGCGAGTTCACTgatcaaaagaacttttatatttgatggtaaaaaactctttaatcatcttcctgcagatttgaaaggtataggtagctggaaactttttagaaaacgtattaaaaaactgttagttgcaaagggctattatgaaataactgaatttttgtcGGATAGACTTTAGTAATTTTTACCGTTTTCTTGCAGTACTTtaggtatattctttatattttttacaccatatcatttggcctaatttatttctgtggttaatttttttttacagttttacatttaataaaattgtatatttcgagagtgaataatatctgtttgtattatacatattgatactctcgacattacattagctttgtatgttttcattcagagtcttggaggagtatttctgaagaatggggatgttgttggttttaccggtataggtaaaccatattcatggaagcagaatgcctttgggatgatggaccatagcatgctaaataacctttttacatgtttgtgtatatgattttcttttttacagctttgttaacaaatttacttttatgacaataaagcatattttgattgattgatttataTATGATAGTAAAAAATACTTACCCTTAAAATTGCCATTAACACACAAATAGAACTGTTATACTaacctgtaataaaaaaacagagaAAAATCTCATAACACAATATTCATACTATTTTACCACTATAGCAGTACTACTGACTCAAACTAGTAAAATtcattttacgaaaaaaagtcTGATATAgcttatacatatttatttgtataatacACATACATTTGATTCTTACTATAGCTAAATAAATCCCTCAATAGCTAATGAAACGTACTccagaaataattttaacattaagatcattttttttataaaaggtaaaaaacacgaaatctacagcatcacaaataactatttgtgatgctgtagatttcgtgttttttaccttttataaaagtgcatgaccagcatctttgggataatggatgagtttttcgaattaagatcatttttataaaaacttttactACATATACTCTTTTCTAAACTACAAGCCACAATacgcaattaaattaaataaaactttctcAAGCCTTTACTTTGAAAACTATACTTAGATGGGTGCAGGAACAAAGTCCAGTgtgctgaaaaaaataaagactatATTAGTTTTGCGTCGAATTATCACAATCTTTAACAAAATATCAGTGAGGTTTATGTTGTCTATTTTAAGATCATCAGACCTGAAAGATGATATGAAGTATCAAGTTAAGGGTAATTATGGCGAATAGCAATACAAATAGTTTGTCCGAGAAACGTTAATtcaaaaaaacactaattattgttaaaataatcgtttgtattatatttacatccaatatatttaattttttcgtataagaaaattaaattttgaatatcatAAATCGTTAAGGTCTTATGGCAACTAAGTGAAATCGCCTTGGCAGACCGtgaaaaaaatcatcaattgCCACAAACCCAGTCGAATAATTATAAGTGCAAAACAAACAGTAGCAATCCACAGTATGACAAAAGGACTTTTTTTGCGATACTGTGTGAATTTTGagcatttattttgttatgctTTTAATAGTAGACATTTCTTCTCAAAATGTATTACTTCATGAAAATAAAATGcccccaaaaaataataacatggTGATGACCAACTAGTAATTATAAATGCCGggataaaaatatacatgttaTTTACTGCAAAACAGATAATTCTGCTTCGTCATAAAATCTTTGTAAGATTATCTCATGGGTGTAAGATTTTGTTCATTGTTCtccaataaaaaatgtgttaattGAAATCCATAAgagacaaacaaaaataataagagcTTGTACCTTACGTAGAAGTCTGTTTTGTAGTTTTATGGCTAGAAAACTTGATACTAACATAGTATAGAAAACTAGTTgcgacagaactttgtcaaatataaaactaaacGTCCTCCTGAATCTGAATGgacgtgtatttttttaagcagttatttaattaagggtggtttgttatgaaataaaagcactgtatattttcTTACCCTATTGTATAAACACATTCCagacttgaaaaaaaaagtacaaaatatcGTTTTATTGCAATTAATGTTCTTCTAAATTGTTCCTTAGTGTAGCACAAACTTAAGACCATTtgatttttactgaaaaatcacCCTATAGAACATTTCATTCGCagccatttaaaattaacatgtaACATTATAACTACTATTATTGTTTGTATAATTAtcacaacatattttttttcattattgtgCTTACTTTCTCTGAAACCATAAGTATTCTAGCTAGATGGCGGTGGAGGCGGCGGTGCAGTAAGTAAACTGGTGACATCTAAACCAGGGGGCGGTGGAGGTATGGAACCGGCAGCGCCAGTAGGCCAATATGGCGGTGGAGCTGCAACACACAAAACTAACGGTGAATTCTTGTATGTGAGccaattttgtataaataaaaaatatataaatgaatatcAGTAAGGGTTATGTTGTCAATCTTGGGATTCTCAGACCCGAAAGATGGTATAAACATCATGTATCAAAATGAAACTATTTTATATGCCTGAAACAGTTCAACAGTTTAGGTCTAATTCTCTATGTTACATGTTTccaatatcattttaaattcCAACATTATAATGTGTAAAACACTATTTGGGGTATAGTGAATCGTAAAATTCTCTCACTATACTTAGTATTCTTATAAAAGACTTTAAGCATACAGTGGAATCATAGGCGAAAAACTGATTTTGTGttcaacctaaaaaaaaattgagaattctTTAGAACTTCGTAAGCATATTTACTGTTTTGTATAAACAAATGtagttttatgtttatattcTCCCTTTAAATGCTACTGTGCCCAAAAACACTAATCTACAATCATTAAATGTATTGAAACAAATTCCAGGTGTAACAAATAcgtaaaatttatgaaaaacaagaATTTGGCATGAAAGCCGGTTTGTTTGATCGTAGGGATAGTCAGTCTTCTATTTGACGTTTTCATATGAAAGTTTGGCCCTTTTAACGCTTAAGTTTTTCAGAAAGCTTTGTCATTTGAGCATAACTTGTGCTGTTGTGACAAAAAAGTCATCCAAAAAAACGTAGTAAGAAGTACTGAATAAAGATTCTCCTGTGacttaatttgaaaaaaaatttcggAAAAATGTCAAAAAGAGCGTGTGAATTGGTTCTAAAAAATGCTCAGTAAATGCAATGGAGGAGCATCAACAGCTACGTTTAACCTCGAAACAGATGACGAATCTTGAATCTATGCCCATAAACTCGAAACAAAACCGAAATACACTGTAAGGCTCTTCGACTAACCGAAACTAGATTTAGAAGACAGAATTTACCGTGAACCGGTAAATTCTGGATGGTACAAGTGCATTTGTTTGCCAGAAGTAACTgatgaaatacataaaaaaagcaGCAACGATCATTCTTCATCATACGCTATCCGACTTTATATTTATACTACTTTAAGTAGAATGTGTTACGGTTGTTAGAAAGTTTATTCGAGTGCGCGCTCATCATGGAGAATCGCAAAACGATAAGGCCATTTTCAACAATAAATTGCTGTTATTTCCTTACTAggctcaaaatataaataacaaccCACATACAAGTATTCCTGTTGAATATAAAGTAGATTTTGCCTTTCGTTTTTCAAAGCGTCAAAGTTCTTCTTGAATCTAATTCAACCTACACCAAATCGACGATTTTACATAAGGTTACAAAGATAcaagttttataataaacataagTTTTCAGATAAGTAAATGTTGAGCGCCCACGTTATGTAATTAATCTTATAAATATGTAATAGATCTTATAAAAGAATGCAAAATTTGCCTTACCGACAGGTGGCCATGCTGGGATGCTAGTAGCACCAGGAGGTGGAGGTTGGGCGGCCCAAGTCGACATAAGTGGCGGCGGAGTCGTGCCTACAGCACCTAAATAAGAACAAAAATCTAAAGTGGTAgtaaagggtaaatttaaatttttttaaggttaataGGAGTAAATTCTACATATTTTGTGTATTTAGTGGATGGTGTAAAGTATTTCTGCATTAAATTTTAGACACTTGCTGCCTGTATCGTATTCGCAAAAGAATTGATGAGTATATAttggtaataaaaaatattcaaaatgaatgagtaatatatttgcaataaaaatttttcatgactttttattatactgaaaaaatcaataaacaaaattcagtttatgtaattttatccacaattttcaaaataaagaatgGTTATTTTTTTGGACTTCCAAGAACAATGACTCCAAGTCTCTTTGAAAATAATGGCTAAATATTTCGGCTTGCTTCATTGAATTATAGCGCACTACAGTtaaggcataatttaaataaacttttgtttGCTCTATGAATTGTTGATGGTTACAGTTAAACG from the Anthonomus grandis grandis chromosome 10, icAntGran1.3, whole genome shotgun sequence genome contains:
- the LOC126741099 gene encoding uncharacterized protein LOC126741099, producing MSKTIVVILIGFLAIQVSHQSPVNDDDNIVSMLSTVYEKYLKLADSVIDSINVSLYMYEEDKQYFQDATLGELLPIFLDYNHQFVDILRELQAESDDDVQAFIQCLRNERASVDQAINKTFYDVADCGFSAFDEALPYLKDIMTNQMEVHQKVQDQIDNLKNCSASELECLVSFINEGYSALKYFEDFVSDNLASWTITFLRLFGDLLMCDTKTNVKANTKQILAETYTCIKNN